The DNA segment TCCGCAACGACACCTTCGCGATCCTGCGGGCCGGGGTGGACGAGCCGCGCGGCGTCGCCGTGGTCTGCGGCGCGGGCATCAACTGCGTCGGCATGGTCCCGGACGGGCGCACCGCGCGCTTCCCGGCGATAGGCCGCATCTCCGGTGACTGGGGCGGCGGTTCGGGCCTGTCCGAGGAGGCGATGTGGTTCGCCGCGCGCGCCGAGGACGGCCGGGGCGAGCCGACCGCGCTGGCCCGGACGCTGCCCGCGCACTTCGGGCTCGACTCGATGTACGCGCTGATCGAGGCGCTGCACCTGGGCCGCATCGAGGCGGAGCGCCGGCACGAACTGGCCCCGGTGCTCTTCGCGACGAGCGCGGCCGGTGACCCGGTGGCGCGGGGTCTGGTGGACCGGCTGGGCGAGGAGGTGGTGGCGCTGGCCTCGGTCGCGCTGAGCCGCCTGGAGCTGCTGGACGAGGAGGTGCCGGTGCTGCTCGGCGGCAGCGTCCTGGCGGCGCGCCACCCGCAGTTGGACGAGCGGATCGCCGAACTCCTCGCGGCGCGGGCCCCGAAGGCCGTGGTGCGGGTGGTACGGGAGTCCCCGGTGCTCGGCGCCGGGCTGCTCGGCCTGGACCGCACGGGCGCCGCGCCGCAGGTGCACGCCCGGCTGCGGGCGCAGTACGCCTGAGAGTTCGGACGGCCGGGGAATCCGGGTTCCGGCCCGTCAGGGGCGCCCCTCCGCCTGCGGGTTGCGGGGCGCCTTTCGCGTGTCCGGGAACCGATCGGGTGTCCCGAACGTGTTGATGGTGGGGAGGACGGTTCGGCGGGGGATCGCGCCGTTCGCCTTGATCAACGGCGCCGGTCTTGATCGAATGCCGTTGACCGCGGCCGGCCGTCGCGTGGCCCGGTGCCCGATCCAGGCGTTCTGGATGTGTGTGCCGGTCCCGGCGGCCATACTTCTGGCCGGGTACCAGTCCCCCGATCGGCCGGGGGGCGGGCCGCCGTCAATGACCGAGGGGGAGGTCACGTGACACACCCGCCGAGTGCGCGCCAGGCGCCGCACCGCGCTCCGGGGCAGCCGCCCGCGCCGGCGGCCGTACCCGTGCCGCCGCGGCCCGGCGCCCGTGCGGCCCTGGCCGGGCGGATGCGCGCCGCGGCCACCACCGAACCGGGCCGGCTGAGGATCATCGGGGCCGTCCTGGCGCTGCTGGTCCTGGCGTTCGGGGCGGTGACGGCGTTCGAGATCAGCGGCCGGGGTGCCGCCGCCGACGACGTGGTGGAGCGCAGCCAGCCGCTCAGCGCGGACGCGGCGGGCATCTACCGCTCGCTGGCGGACGCGGACGCGGCGGCGGCGAGCGGCTTCCTGGCCGGTCCGCAGGAGCCGCGCGCGGTGCACGAGCAGTATGTGAAGGACATCGAGGAGGCGTCCCGGCTGCTGGTGAAGGCCGCGGCGAACACGGAGGCGTCCTCGGCGTCGGGCCGCGAGATCACCACGCTCAACGAGGGGCTGCCGCGCTACACGGGCCTGATCGAGCGGGCCCGCGCCAACAACCGGCAGGGCCTTCCGCTGGGCGGCGCCTACCTGCGGTACGCGAACCAGCAGATGTCCGGTGAGCTGCTGCCGGCCGCCGAGCGGCTGTACGCGGCGGAGACCGGCCGGCTGGAGGCGGACCACGGCTCCGCGCGGGCCTGGCCGCTGTTCTCGGTGGCCGCCGGGGTGATCGCGCTGGCCGCGCTGGTGTGGGCGCAGCGGCGCAACTACCGGCAGACGAACCGGGTGTTCAACCAGGGGCTGCTGGCGGCGACCGCCGCGGCGACGGTGCTGCTGCTGTGGCTGGCCGTGGGGCACACGGTGGCCAGGGCCGATCTGGCGGAGGCCGACGCGCACGGGCAGCAGTCGATGGACGTGCTCAACCGGGCGCGCATCGACTCGCTGAAGGCGCGCGCCGACGAGAACCTGACGGTGGTGGCCCGCGGCGCGGTGCTCACCGCGGACGGCAGGAACGACAAGTACGAGACCGATTACGCGGCGGGCATGAAGGCGCTCGGCGAGGAACTGGCCGCGGCGGCGAAGCTGGCCGACGAGACCGGGGACACCGAGGGCGGCAAGCCGGTCGCCGCGGCGGCCGCCGCGGTCACGGAGTGGCAGGAACGGCACCGCACCGCCCGGAAGACCGACGACGCCGGGGACTACGAGTCCGCGCTGGAGCAGATCATCGGCCAGGAGAATTCCACCGGAGAGTCCTTCAAGAAGGTGGACGACGCGCTGCGCGACGCCCTGGCGCACGAGCAGAGCGAGTTCACCCGTGCCGCGCGGGACGGCCGCGACGC comes from the Streptomyces sp. NBC_00525 genome and includes:
- a CDS encoding N-acetylglucosamine kinase, which translates into the protein MGVNGAVLAIDAGNSKTDVALVGADGTVLATARGGGFQPPYVGVEPAVDVLGDAVARVLAAAGADTSSVAHVSACLANADLPVEEERLTAALAARGWGRTVEVRNDTFAILRAGVDEPRGVAVVCGAGINCVGMVPDGRTARFPAIGRISGDWGGGSGLSEEAMWFAARAEDGRGEPTALARTLPAHFGLDSMYALIEALHLGRIEAERRHELAPVLFATSAAGDPVARGLVDRLGEEVVALASVALSRLELLDEEVPVLLGGSVLAARHPQLDERIAELLAARAPKAVVRVVRESPVLGAGLLGLDRTGAAPQVHARLRAQYA